Proteins encoded together in one Astyanax mexicanus isolate ESR-SI-001 chromosome 10, AstMex3_surface, whole genome shotgun sequence window:
- the LOC103035547 gene encoding androgen receptor — MQQQRYCLQRWKSCLSHGCGSSAIYGGMFEASRGDELAGVSGVKTINLSEDWQSRRSMEKPCGTASECRSELALNSHPTLGGVEEPWIQQRQQQRLDRGAKGTLAEPNTIPNNFSVKTEEKHREDGVHFQAGDSQGHFSRHCAFPFYTHYYEASFPLHTISGYELPLGSPASLAEKVPEHLYPGGKFRSAVSSPGLLQTCRIPPPGFKHGLGDVRLLFPSQRICQVCGEQASGCHYGALTCGSCKVFFKRAATGKQKYLCASRNDCTIDKLRRRNCPSCRLKRCLESGMSLGGQKQKRIEQAEAAKSEPVQMSATVISPKPGLQTQHEMLSILERIEPAVVNAGHDQAQPDSADSLLTSLNELGERQLVTVVKWAKGIPGFQKLHLDDQMAAIQYSWMGIMVFALGWRSFKNVKARMLYFAPDLVFNDQRMQVSSMYEHCVRMCRLSESMGRLQVTQEEFLCMKALLLFSIVPEEGLKNQRCFDELRTTYINELDRLVTHTSHSNHAERLFQLTQLLDYLHPIVKKLHQFTYDLFVQSQSLSVKVNFPDMISHIISVHVPRILTGTARPILFHK; from the exons ATTAATTTGTCAGAGGACTGGCAGTCCAGGCGGAGTATGGAGAAGCCCTGTGGGACAGCCAGCGAGTGCCGCTCTGAACTCGCGCTGAATTCGCACCCAACCTTGGGTGGTGTGGAGGAGCCGTGGATTCAGCAGAGACAGCAGCAGAGACTCGACAGAGGAGCCAAAGGGACTCTGGCCGAACCGAACACGATACCGAACAACTTCAGCGTGAAAACAGAGGAGAAGCACCGGGAGGACGGTGTTCACTTCCAGGCTGGCGACAGCCAAGGACATTTCTCTCGACACTGCGCGTTTCCATTCTACACACACTACTACGAAGCTTCTTTCCCTTTGCATACTATCAGCGGGTACGAGCTACCACTTGGTTCTCCGGCGTCGCTGGCGGAGAAGGTGCCCGAGCATCTGTACCCGGGCGGAAAGTTCAGGAGCGCCGTTTCCTCACCAGGGCTTCTGCAGACCTGCAGGATACCCCCGCCCGGCTTTAAACACGG actgGGAGATGTGAGACTACTGTTCCCAAGCCAGCGCATTTGCCAGGTCTGTGGGGAGCAGGCCTCAGGGTGTCACTATGGAGCGCTTACATGTGGGAGTTGTAAAGTGTTTTTCAAGCGAGCTGCCACGG GCAAACAGAAGTATCTGTGCGCCAGTCGGAACGACTGCACCATCGATAAGCTCAGGAGACGAAACTGCCCATCCTGTCGTCTTAAAAGATGCCTCGAATCAGGGATGAGTCTCGGAG GCCAGAAGCAGAAGAGAATAGAACAGGCTGAAGCAGCCAAGAGTGAACCTGTCCAGATGTCTGCAACAGTCATTTCTCCCAAGCCTGGGCTTCAGACCCAGCATGAGATGCTGAGCATTCTTGAGCGAATCGAGCCTGCTGTGGTGAACGCTGGCCATGACCAGGCTCAGCCTGACTCAGCAGATTCACTGCTAACCAGCCTTAACGAACTGGGAGAGAGGCAACTTGTCACGGTTGTCAAATGGGCAAAGGGGATACCTG GCTTTCAGAAGCTGCACCTGGATGACCAAATGGCCGCAATTCAGTACTCCTGGATGGGAATCATGGTGTTTGCCTTGGGCTGGAGGTCCTTCAAGAACGTCAAGGCCAGAATGCTGTACTTTGCCCCTGATCTTGTTTTCAATGA CCAGAGGATGCAGGTCTCCAGTATGTACGAGCACTGTGTCCGCATGTGCCGTCTGTCTGAAAGCATGGGCAGGCTTCAGGTCACGCAAGAAGAGTTCCTCTGTATGAAAGCTCTGCTCCTCTTCAGCATCG TTCCAGAGGAAGGGCTGAAAAACCAGAGGTGTTTTGACGAGTTGAGGACGACCTACATCAACGAGCTGGACCGCTTGGTTACACACACAAGCCACAGCAACCACGCAGAGAGGCTGTTTCAGCTCACACAGCTGCTGGACTACCTGCATCCG attgtgAAAAAGCTTCATCAGTTTACATATGACTTGTTCGTCCAGTCCCAGTCTCTTTCAGTGAAAGTGAACTTCCCTGACATGATCTCCCACATCATATCTGTTCACGTACCAAGGATCCTCACGGGCACGGCCAGGCCAATCCTTTTTCACAAATAA